A stretch of the Arthrobacter sp. PAMC 25486 genome encodes the following:
- a CDS encoding DUF3375 domain-containing protein, whose product MRSTDNAVAQWHAQKQLRLSPAWKLLQGAPWTLAFLRAEFTATKQRVGLEEFHADLADFMKELRGENLSLNEAWQASHYADSWVRSQFLSRPMVDGKFQYEPTAATARVLAFMDTLTGSRTNLNSSRLSTLLNSIETLSLQSDPNPESRIAALEAEVAERENEIAALKNGANPAILSDDSAVAATRSVLDLAASLPADFKRMRDGVEVMLHSIRTEIMDSSVTKGVAVGQVLAGDKALRGTAEGETFQGFTEFLNDPVQQARFRQSVNEVLERDFSDQLSSEERANLASLLREMRRQAADVHTIYGRLSESLHAYVQSAEFKESVLLRKAIHAAEQAVATARLGSRTGVVEPLLYAPNFETLAGLGIFNPEDHVPPPRLAAPPALSDADIHRTPATPAPDMPALHAAVDRVRETRNGTATLADVYTSLPSELQHINTIRGLILAARGSGERIDPERSETLTFTQIDGTSRTATVPLFTFTKDSTA is encoded by the coding sequence ATGCGCTCCACTGACAACGCCGTTGCGCAGTGGCACGCGCAGAAACAGCTCCGGCTCAGTCCGGCCTGGAAACTTTTGCAGGGCGCCCCATGGACGCTCGCCTTCCTGCGGGCAGAATTCACTGCCACCAAGCAGCGTGTGGGGCTCGAGGAGTTCCACGCCGACCTGGCGGACTTCATGAAGGAACTGCGCGGGGAAAACCTCAGCCTGAACGAGGCCTGGCAGGCGTCCCACTACGCGGACTCGTGGGTGCGCAGCCAGTTCCTGTCCCGGCCCATGGTGGACGGGAAATTCCAGTACGAGCCAACCGCCGCAACGGCCCGGGTGTTGGCGTTCATGGACACGCTGACCGGCAGCCGCACCAACCTGAACAGTTCGCGCCTGAGCACGCTGTTGAACAGTATCGAGACGCTGTCGCTGCAAAGTGATCCCAATCCGGAATCACGCATCGCCGCATTGGAGGCGGAGGTTGCCGAGCGTGAAAATGAAATTGCGGCCCTGAAAAATGGTGCCAACCCGGCCATTCTGTCGGACGATTCCGCCGTCGCTGCCACCCGCAGCGTGCTTGACCTGGCCGCCAGCCTGCCCGCGGATTTCAAGCGGATGCGCGACGGCGTTGAGGTCATGTTGCACTCGATTCGCACAGAGATCATGGATTCCTCCGTGACGAAGGGCGTTGCTGTGGGCCAGGTGCTTGCCGGCGACAAGGCTCTGCGCGGCACGGCCGAGGGCGAGACGTTCCAGGGCTTCACCGAGTTCCTCAACGACCCCGTCCAGCAGGCCCGGTTCAGGCAGTCGGTCAACGAGGTGCTGGAACGCGACTTCAGCGACCAGCTCAGTTCCGAGGAACGGGCCAACCTTGCCTCCCTGCTGCGGGAGATGCGCCGTCAGGCCGCCGATGTGCACACCATCTACGGCCGCCTGTCCGAGAGCCTGCACGCCTACGTCCAGTCCGCCGAATTCAAGGAATCGGTGCTGCTGCGCAAGGCCATCCATGCCGCCGAACAAGCCGTTGCCACGGCCCGGCTGGGATCCCGCACCGGTGTGGTTGAGCCGCTGCTATATGCCCCCAACTTTGAGACACTGGCCGGGCTGGGCATCTTCAACCCGGAAGACCACGTGCCTCCGCCCAGGCTGGCCGCTCCCCCGGCCCTCAGCGATGCGGACATCCACCGCACCCCAGCGACACCGGCGCCCGACATGCCAGCCCTGCATGCCGCCGTCGACCGCGTGCGGGAAACCCGCAATGGCACGGCCACACTCGCGGACGTCTACACGTCCCTGCCCAGCGAACTGCAGCACATCAACACCATTCGCGGGTTGATTCTTGCCGCGCGCGGCTCCGGCGAGCGCATCGATCCCGAACGCAGCGAAACACTGACATTCACGCAAATTGACGGCACCTCGCGCACCGCCACCGTCCCCTTGTTCACCTTCACGAAGGACTCCACAGCATGA
- the rpsF gene encoding 30S ribosomal protein S6, whose product MRPYELMVIIDPDVDERTVEPSLQKFLNVITNDGGTIEKVDIWGRRRLAYDIQKKSEGIYAVVNFTAAPATAQELDRVLGLNETILRTKITRPEEQKVVAE is encoded by the coding sequence ATGCGTCCTTACGAACTGATGGTAATCATCGACCCCGATGTTGATGAGCGTACCGTTGAGCCGTCGCTTCAGAAGTTCCTGAATGTCATCACCAACGATGGTGGAACCATCGAAAAGGTTGACATCTGGGGCCGTCGTCGCTTGGCTTACGACATCCAGAAGAAGTCTGAAGGTATCTACGCCGTGGTGAACTTCACTGCTGCACCGGCTACCGCTCAGGAACTTGACCGCGTGCTTGGCCTCAACGAGACCATCCTGCGCACCAAGATCACACGTCCGGAAGAGCAGAAGGTTGTTGCCGAGTAA
- a CDS encoding single-stranded DNA-binding protein, protein MAGETTITVIGNLTSDPELRFTPSGSAVANFTIASTPRTFDRQSNEWKDGETLFLRASIWREAAENVAESLTKGMRVLVQGRLKSRTYDTKEGEKRTVMELEVDEIGPSLRYANAKVNRTQRSGAQGGGNFGAGNGGQGGQGGNFGGGNAGGGQGGFGGGTQGGGNAPWSGGQQQPQSAPAADPWATPGGSTGGWSTGPDSSEPPF, encoded by the coding sequence ATGGCAGGCGAAACCACTATCACGGTCATTGGTAATCTCACCAGTGACCCGGAACTTCGGTTTACCCCGAGCGGTTCAGCAGTAGCGAACTTCACCATTGCGTCGACTCCGCGGACCTTTGACCGCCAGTCAAACGAGTGGAAGGACGGCGAAACGCTGTTCCTCCGTGCCTCGATCTGGCGTGAAGCGGCCGAGAACGTTGCCGAGTCCCTGACAAAGGGCATGCGCGTACTTGTTCAAGGCCGGCTGAAGTCGCGGACCTACGACACCAAAGAAGGCGAAAAGCGCACCGTCATGGAGCTTGAGGTCGACGAGATCGGCCCCTCGCTGCGCTATGCCAACGCCAAGGTCAACCGCACCCAGCGCTCCGGCGCTCAGGGTGGCGGCAACTTTGGTGCCGGCAATGGCGGCCAAGGCGGCCAGGGCGGAAACTTCGGCGGCGGCAACGCCGGCGGGGGACAAGGCGGCTTCGGCGGCGGCACTCAGGGTGGCGGAAACGCACCTTGGAGCGGCGGCCAGCAGCAGCCACAATCCGCACCGGCGGCAGATCCCTGGGCTACGCCCGGCGGGTCAACCGGCGGCTGGAGCACGGGCCCGGATAGCTCCGAGCCTCCCTTCTAA
- the rpsR gene encoding 30S ribosomal protein S18 — protein MAKAELRKPKPKSNPLKAADVTVIDYKDVALLRKFISDRGKIRARRVTGVTVQEQRKIAQAIKNAREVALLPYSGAGRG, from the coding sequence ATGGCTAAGGCTGAACTCCGTAAGCCCAAACCAAAGTCCAACCCCTTGAAGGCCGCTGACGTCACCGTCATCGACTACAAGGACGTAGCATTGCTGCGCAAGTTCATCTCTGATCGCGGAAAGATCCGTGCGCGTCGCGTCACGGGTGTCACCGTCCAGGAGCAGCGCAAGATCGCCCAGGCAATCAAGAATGCCCGCGAAGTTGCATTGCTGCCCTACTCCGGCGCTGGCCGCGGTTAA
- the rplI gene encoding 50S ribosomal protein L9: MAKLILTHEVSGLGAAGDIVEVKNGYARNFLLPRGFALAWSKGGEKQVATIQAARAAHAHATIEAAQEQATALQANAVVLKVKAGASGRLFGTVKAADVAEAVAAAGLGTIDKRKVELPAHIKSVGKHTATLRLHEDVSATITLNVVAS; the protein is encoded by the coding sequence ATGGCAAAGCTCATTTTGACCCACGAAGTAAGCGGCCTCGGTGCCGCTGGCGACATCGTTGAGGTGAAGAACGGTTACGCACGTAACTTCCTTCTGCCCCGCGGTTTCGCTCTCGCCTGGTCCAAGGGCGGTGAGAAGCAGGTTGCAACCATTCAGGCCGCACGTGCTGCTCACGCACACGCAACCATTGAAGCCGCACAGGAGCAGGCAACTGCCCTCCAGGCCAATGCTGTTGTGCTCAAGGTCAAGGCAGGCGCCTCAGGCCGTCTGTTCGGTACCGTCAAGGCTGCCGACGTTGCAGAGGCTGTTGCCGCTGCAGGTCTGGGAACCATTGACAAGCGCAAGGTTGAACTGCCCGCCCACATCAAGTCGGTTGGCAAGCACACTGCAACTCTTCGTTTGCACGAAGATGTTTCAGCGACCATCACCTTGAATGTTGTAGCAAGCTAG
- a CDS encoding DUF1801 domain-containing protein yields MANKTQPTNIDPMEFIASVDTTTVPREDALTLLEMMHDVTGQPPYMWGPSIIGFGEYHYKYASGREGDAPAVAFSPRKANLVVYGLSDPPEATPLLAKLGKFKSSVSCVYINQLADVDLAVLRRLIAMTYRHSTTTNIQSRQSQRE; encoded by the coding sequence ATGGCCAACAAGACTCAGCCCACAAATATAGATCCCATGGAATTCATTGCGAGCGTGGACACCACAACAGTTCCCCGCGAGGACGCGCTCACCCTGCTGGAGATGATGCACGACGTCACGGGCCAGCCGCCGTACATGTGGGGGCCCAGCATCATTGGCTTTGGCGAGTACCACTACAAGTACGCCTCGGGCAGGGAAGGCGACGCTCCCGCCGTCGCATTTTCACCAAGAAAGGCGAACCTTGTGGTGTACGGGCTGAGTGATCCGCCGGAAGCCACGCCACTGCTGGCGAAGCTGGGCAAGTTCAAGTCGAGCGTATCGTGCGTGTACATCAACCAGTTGGCGGATGTGGACCTGGCTGTGCTGCGCCGGCTGATTGCCATGACTTACCGGCATTCCACCACCACCAACATCCAGTCACGGCAGTCCCAGCGCGAATAA
- the dnaB gene encoding replicative DNA helicase, with the protein MSAPARDSEATTREPDFARTPPQDLVAEQSVLGGMMLSKDAIADVVEVLRGNDFYRPSHESIYEAILDLYGRGEPADAVTVADELTKRGEITKTGGAAYLHQLIQSVPTAANAGFYAEIVAERAVLRRLVTAGTKIVQMGYAQDGEVEDTVNAAQAEIFAVAERRTTEDYVLLKDVMEATVDEIEASGHKGQGMTGVPTGFYEFDELTNGLHPGQMIVIAARPAVGKSTFALDWARSAAIDHNMATVVFSLEMGRNEIAMRLLSAEATISLQDLRKGTVKDDQWSKIATTMGRMNDAPLFIDDSPNMSLMEIRAKCRRLKQQHDLKLVVLDYLQLMSSGKRVESRQQEVSEFSRALKLLAKELQVPVVALSQLNRGSEQRTDKKPMVSDLRESGSIEQDADMVILLHREDIYDKESARAGEADVIVAKHRNGPTKTIVLGFQGHYSRFANMASESGGGY; encoded by the coding sequence ATGTCGGCTCCAGCAAGAGATTCAGAAGCAACCACCCGCGAACCGGATTTCGCCCGGACGCCACCCCAAGACCTTGTGGCTGAGCAAAGCGTTTTGGGTGGCATGATGCTGTCCAAGGATGCCATCGCCGATGTTGTGGAAGTCCTGCGCGGCAATGACTTCTACCGCCCGTCCCACGAGAGCATCTATGAGGCAATTCTTGACCTCTACGGCCGCGGCGAACCCGCCGACGCCGTTACGGTGGCCGATGAGCTGACGAAACGCGGTGAGATCACCAAAACAGGTGGGGCCGCATACCTGCACCAGCTCATCCAGTCCGTGCCAACAGCCGCCAACGCCGGTTTCTATGCTGAAATCGTTGCCGAGCGCGCCGTTCTCCGCCGGCTGGTCACGGCAGGCACAAAGATTGTCCAGATGGGCTACGCCCAGGACGGCGAAGTCGAGGACACCGTCAATGCGGCACAGGCCGAGATCTTTGCCGTGGCCGAACGTCGCACCACAGAGGACTATGTGCTTCTGAAGGACGTCATGGAAGCCACTGTGGATGAAATTGAGGCGTCGGGACACAAGGGCCAGGGCATGACCGGCGTGCCTACCGGTTTCTATGAATTTGATGAACTGACCAACGGCCTGCACCCCGGCCAGATGATTGTCATTGCGGCCCGACCGGCCGTTGGCAAAAGTACATTCGCACTTGACTGGGCGCGATCGGCTGCGATTGACCACAACATGGCCACCGTGGTGTTCTCCCTGGAAATGGGTCGCAACGAAATCGCCATGCGCCTCCTCTCCGCTGAGGCAACCATCAGCCTGCAGGATTTGCGCAAGGGAACGGTCAAGGACGACCAGTGGTCCAAGATCGCCACAACCATGGGCAGGATGAACGATGCCCCGCTGTTCATTGACGATTCGCCCAACATGTCGCTCATGGAAATCCGTGCGAAGTGCCGCCGCCTCAAGCAGCAGCATGACCTGAAACTAGTGGTCCTTGACTACCTGCAGCTGATGTCATCCGGCAAGCGCGTGGAATCGCGCCAGCAGGAAGTTTCCGAATTCTCCCGTGCGTTGAAGCTGCTGGCCAAGGAACTGCAGGTGCCCGTAGTGGCGCTGTCACAGCTGAACCGTGGTTCCGAGCAGCGTACGGACAAGAAACCCATGGTTTCGGACCTTCGTGAATCAGGATCGATCGAGCAGGATGCCGACATGGTGATCTTGCTGCACCGTGAGGACATTTACGACAAGGAGTCGGCCCGTGCCGGCGAAGCCGACGTGATTGTGGCCAAGCACCGTAACGGTCCCACCAAAACCATCGTGTTGGGTTTCCAGGGCCACTACTCGCGCTTTGCCAACATGGCCAGCGAAAGCGGTGGCGGCTACTAG
- a CDS encoding MATE family efflux transporter, translating to MPNDAAKAARRSTAKAIRGLAIPAFGALIAEPLFLLADSAIVGHLGVPQLAGVGLAATVLQTVVGLMVFLAYSTTPAVARLLGAGKHSQALAVGRDGLWLAAVLGVVLAVAGMFAGRSLLDAMGARGEVLEFAQQYFLISLAGIPAMLLVMAAMGVLRGLQDTKTPLIVATAGFAVNIVMNFAFVYGLGMSVAGAALGTVIAQWGMAAVYLVIVVRAARTYQVGLLPDWAGVRAVSRVGSWLMLRTLSLRAAILVTVVVVTAQGSTNLAAHQLAMTLFSFLAFALDALAIAAQALIGKELGAGNTAQVRVLTNTMTKWGLGFGVVTGLGLWAASGVVGWIFTTDASVHAALTAALIVMAVGQPLAGYVFVLDGVLIGAGDARYLALVGLGNLVIYLPLLYWVHQHDLGDSVSGLFWVWAAFSLGYMGARGLTLGLRARTGRWMQVGA from the coding sequence ATGCCGAACGACGCTGCGAAGGCTGCCCGCCGCTCAACAGCCAAAGCCATCCGTGGCCTGGCCATCCCGGCCTTCGGCGCACTCATTGCTGAGCCGTTGTTCCTGCTGGCCGACTCGGCCATTGTGGGGCACTTGGGTGTCCCGCAACTGGCTGGCGTCGGCCTGGCCGCCACGGTATTGCAGACTGTGGTCGGACTCATGGTATTCCTGGCATATTCCACCACCCCTGCGGTTGCGCGCCTCTTGGGCGCGGGAAAGCACTCCCAGGCGCTCGCTGTGGGCAGGGACGGACTCTGGCTGGCCGCGGTGCTGGGCGTGGTCCTTGCTGTTGCGGGCATGTTTGCCGGAAGAAGCCTCCTCGACGCCATGGGCGCCCGGGGTGAGGTGCTGGAATTTGCGCAACAGTACTTCCTGATCAGCCTGGCCGGAATCCCGGCAATGCTGCTCGTCATGGCGGCGATGGGTGTGTTGCGCGGTTTGCAGGACACCAAGACCCCCTTGATAGTGGCCACGGCTGGCTTTGCCGTCAACATTGTCATGAACTTCGCCTTCGTCTACGGACTCGGCATGTCGGTGGCCGGCGCTGCCCTGGGTACGGTGATTGCCCAATGGGGCATGGCAGCCGTCTACCTTGTCATCGTCGTCCGTGCCGCACGGACCTATCAGGTCGGTCTGCTCCCGGACTGGGCCGGCGTTCGGGCCGTCTCGCGGGTGGGCAGCTGGCTCATGCTCCGCACGCTGTCGCTGCGGGCCGCAATACTGGTGACAGTCGTCGTTGTCACGGCTCAAGGGTCAACCAACCTGGCCGCCCACCAGCTCGCGATGACACTATTCAGCTTCCTGGCCTTCGCCCTTGATGCGCTGGCCATCGCCGCCCAGGCGCTGATTGGCAAGGAACTGGGTGCTGGAAACACAGCCCAGGTGCGCGTCTTGACCAATACCATGACCAAGTGGGGCCTTGGCTTCGGTGTTGTCACCGGGTTGGGGTTGTGGGCCGCTTCAGGGGTCGTGGGTTGGATCTTCACCACCGACGCCAGCGTCCACGCAGCCCTGACAGCGGCGCTGATTGTCATGGCGGTTGGCCAGCCCCTTGCAGGCTACGTTTTCGTGCTCGACGGCGTACTCATCGGAGCGGGGGACGCCCGCTACCTTGCCTTGGTTGGCCTGGGCAACCTCGTCATCTACCTGCCGCTGCTGTACTGGGTCCACCAACACGATTTAGGCGACTCCGTCTCCGGGTTGTTCTGGGTCTGGGCCGCATTCAGCCTTGGCTATATGGGTGCGCGCGGGCTGACCCTCGGGCTGCGGGCCCGCACCGGGCGGTGGATGCAGGTCGGTGCCTAG
- a CDS encoding N-acetylglucosamine kinase: protein MRNFLAIDAGGTSTRAVLINSSGQCLGYGTAGGGNPVSRGFDAALAALLDASRKATGGTAGEVAEVLVAMAGASLELPTHLFRDGFAELGLTGKVMIESDLLATFYSGTYHDDGLALIAGTGAVGARVVSSRLEAVTDGTGWLLGDNGAGFWLGREIVRAVAAALDGRGQATSLTLLVLAELGVTLDPGERTQGRLRAQQQLILKVYELPAIELSRFAPLVFQVKDDAVAQDIIDRAAQALTQTLLAASRAGNGPGEADGRQWQPGAQPLVFGGSVLTKGGAVAAAVVGRLSAAMPGAGGPAGISPVLVEDGVVGASVMVLKRSGIQVDAPIFARIQQSLAALRGGK, encoded by the coding sequence ATGCGAAATTTTCTTGCCATTGACGCTGGCGGCACCTCCACCAGGGCCGTCCTGATCAATTCCTCCGGACAGTGCCTCGGCTATGGCACCGCCGGCGGTGGGAACCCGGTTTCCCGGGGATTTGATGCCGCCTTGGCGGCGCTGCTTGACGCTTCCCGAAAGGCCACTGGGGGCACCGCGGGAGAGGTTGCCGAAGTGCTCGTTGCCATGGCGGGTGCATCACTGGAATTGCCGACCCATTTGTTTCGCGACGGGTTCGCTGAGCTCGGACTCACCGGCAAGGTCATGATTGAATCTGATCTTTTGGCCACGTTTTATTCTGGAACTTATCACGATGATGGTTTGGCCTTGATAGCCGGCACCGGCGCCGTGGGCGCCCGCGTGGTGTCCAGCCGCCTGGAGGCGGTGACCGATGGAACCGGCTGGCTGCTGGGTGATAATGGCGCGGGTTTTTGGCTCGGCAGGGAGATTGTCCGGGCTGTTGCCGCCGCGCTTGACGGCCGGGGGCAGGCCACGTCCCTGACACTACTGGTGCTGGCGGAGCTGGGCGTTACCCTTGATCCAGGGGAACGCACCCAGGGCCGGCTGCGCGCCCAGCAACAGTTAATTCTTAAGGTTTATGAGCTGCCGGCCATTGAACTCTCGCGTTTTGCGCCGCTGGTGTTTCAGGTAAAGGACGACGCCGTTGCCCAGGACATCATTGACCGTGCAGCCCAGGCGTTGACTCAGACCCTGTTGGCGGCCAGCAGGGCGGGAAACGGCCCCGGGGAAGCCGACGGACGGCAATGGCAACCGGGGGCCCAGCCGCTGGTTTTCGGGGGGAGTGTGCTGACAAAGGGCGGAGCAGTGGCCGCAGCCGTGGTCGGCCGCTTGTCAGCCGCCATGCCCGGTGCGGGCGGGCCAGCCGGCATCTCCCCTGTTCTTGTCGAGGACGGGGTTGTCGGTGCGTCGGTCATGGTGCTCAAGCGCAGTGGCATCCAGGTTGATGCACCGATCTTTGCCCGGATACAGCAAAGCCTGGCCGCTCTCCGGGGCGGAAAGTAG
- a CDS encoding MurR/RpiR family transcriptional regulator, protein MSAFTSSPAAVPAAGVVNRIQAKLPDMPAAMAKIGTYLLEHPQAPLELSIMELAERTKTSPATVTRFCRLLGYAGYVPFRVSIASDLGRSDARESWKADIGRAFGPDDSPRDVLSTLVNAHTRSLAETAAVMDLAQMNKIARRIAMSHHVDIYGIGGSAVMAKELQSRLYRIGINAHHWSEVHAGLTSAAIQDSNTVAIGISNTGRTEETLQMLREAGEAGALTVALSNNPGSPLAESADESIITSVHEQFLQPDDLSAKHVQLLVLDLIYLLVAQVNFSQTTSKLAASAMAVSPHRRPTRAARLEVAASRNARSAGKGGAHV, encoded by the coding sequence ATGTCAGCCTTCACGTCCTCTCCCGCAGCTGTTCCGGCTGCCGGTGTCGTGAACCGCATTCAGGCCAAACTACCTGATATGCCCGCTGCCATGGCGAAAATCGGCACCTATCTTCTGGAGCACCCGCAGGCGCCGTTGGAGCTGTCCATCATGGAGCTGGCGGAGCGGACCAAAACCTCACCGGCCACGGTGACACGTTTTTGCCGCCTGCTTGGCTATGCCGGATACGTGCCCTTCCGTGTCAGCATCGCCTCGGATCTTGGTCGCAGCGACGCACGGGAATCGTGGAAGGCGGACATCGGCCGGGCCTTTGGCCCCGATGATTCCCCCCGCGACGTCCTCAGTACCCTTGTCAATGCCCACACCCGTTCATTGGCAGAGACGGCGGCCGTGATGGATCTGGCGCAGATGAACAAAATTGCCCGCCGCATTGCCATGAGCCACCACGTGGACATCTACGGCATCGGTGGCAGCGCCGTCATGGCGAAGGAATTGCAGTCACGGCTGTACAGGATCGGCATCAACGCCCATCACTGGTCCGAGGTACACGCAGGATTGACGAGTGCCGCCATCCAGGATTCCAACACGGTGGCCATCGGCATTTCCAACACCGGCCGCACCGAAGAAACCTTGCAGATGCTCCGTGAAGCTGGGGAGGCCGGGGCCCTGACGGTGGCGTTGAGCAACAATCCGGGCTCACCCCTGGCCGAGAGCGCCGATGAATCAATCATCACCTCGGTCCATGAGCAGTTCCTGCAGCCCGATGACCTCTCGGCCAAGCATGTGCAGCTGCTGGTTCTCGACCTTATTTACCTATTGGTGGCACAGGTGAATTTTTCCCAGACCACATCAAAGCTTGCAGCCTCGGCCATGGCCGTTTCGCCCCACCGGCGCCCCACCAGGGCCGCCCGGCTGGAGGTGGCTGCCAGCCGCAATGCCCGCAGCGCAGGAAAGGGTGGCGCCCATGTCTGA
- a CDS encoding sugar isomerase domain-containing protein, giving the protein MSDSLTVFSLEVSARLDAITAWAVAGGLDEAARALADSLANGGVIQAFGTGHSEAFAMEIAGRAGGLIPTSKIALRDLVLHGDRDVAALDSLEGSVLERETGVAEELFKLSLVDPSDIFIIASNSGVNGSIVGLALAAKERGHKVIAVTSLEHTNAVETKHPSGMRLSEIADIVIDNRAPYGDTTLEVSGGGGVGAVSSITAAYIAQLLTIETVQCLVRAGKKPPIYISANIPGGDEHNTALVGQYVGRLRREA; this is encoded by the coding sequence ATGTCTGATTCACTGACAGTCTTCAGCCTGGAAGTTTCCGCCAGGCTCGACGCAATCACCGCCTGGGCGGTTGCCGGTGGGCTGGACGAGGCAGCCAGGGCCCTGGCGGATTCCCTGGCTAATGGCGGAGTGATTCAGGCCTTCGGCACCGGCCACTCTGAGGCCTTTGCCATGGAAATTGCCGGACGCGCCGGGGGGTTGATTCCCACCAGCAAGATTGCCCTGCGCGACCTGGTGCTGCATGGCGACCGCGACGTTGCCGCCCTTGATTCCCTGGAGGGTTCCGTCCTGGAGCGCGAGACAGGTGTTGCCGAGGAGCTGTTCAAGCTTTCGCTGGTTGATCCCAGCGACATTTTCATCATTGCCTCCAACTCTGGTGTGAACGGTTCCATTGTTGGGCTTGCCCTGGCCGCCAAGGAACGTGGTCACAAGGTAATCGCCGTCACAAGCCTTGAGCACACCAATGCTGTCGAAACAAAACACCCAAGTGGTATGCGTCTCAGTGAGATTGCCGATATTGTTATCGATAACAGGGCGCCGTATGGCGATACCACCCTTGAAGTTTCCGGCGGAGGAGGTGTTGGTGCTGTTTCATCCATCACAGCTGCATACATTGCGCAGTTGCTCACGATTGAAACAGTCCAGTGCCTGGTCCGTGCGGGGAAGAAACCGCCCATCTATATTTCGGCAAATATCCCGGGCGGGGACGAACACAATACCGCACTGGTGGGCCAGTATGTTGGCCGGCTCAGGCGTGAGGCGTGA
- the ngcE gene encoding N-acetylglucosamine/diacetylchitobiose ABC transporter substrate-binding protein, giving the protein MTIQNKPLQRRGFLRGALATAVLLPLGGALASCAGGSNTPETSSAAPGGDVDPTKNPFGVASTGALDAVIFKGGYGIDYVEFAGAIFTKNFPDVKVSINPSTDIAQELQPRFAGGTPPDLIDNSGAKSIGFSTILGQLEDLQDIIDANNLEGTKIADTLFDGVLSPGTFDGKLAAINYVLTVYAWWYSASLFKENGWTVPTTWAEALELGAKAKEKDKYLFVWGKEAATYYLTMCIESAIKEGGDEVRLALENLKEGCWSLPAMQEVLKGLEAIVKAGYIMPGGSGTVFTAAQASWSNDQEALLYPSGSWIENEMKDQTKAGFEMTGAPVPVVSDSPKIDQQGVRSAGGEPFVVPSKGVNVAAGKELLRIMLSKDAATNFAKEKLAPTVVKGTVPADGFGSTALVSQTAMLDKAGKNIFTWNFIDLYGMNADLLVPWNSFLDNKLDVAGLTEAMQKITDNVRNDDSVTKIEVK; this is encoded by the coding sequence ATGACTATTCAGAACAAGCCTCTGCAGCGTCGCGGATTCCTTCGTGGAGCACTGGCCACCGCCGTACTTTTGCCCCTGGGTGGAGCCTTGGCTTCCTGTGCAGGTGGCAGCAACACCCCCGAAACCTCGTCCGCTGCCCCCGGTGGCGACGTGGATCCCACGAAGAACCCGTTTGGCGTTGCCTCCACGGGTGCTCTTGACGCCGTCATCTTCAAGGGTGGCTACGGCATCGACTACGTCGAGTTCGCCGGCGCAATTTTCACCAAGAACTTCCCCGACGTCAAGGTAAGCATCAACCCATCCACCGACATCGCCCAGGAACTGCAGCCCCGCTTCGCCGGCGGAACCCCGCCGGACCTGATTGACAACTCCGGTGCCAAGTCCATCGGCTTCAGCACCATCCTGGGTCAGCTCGAGGACCTGCAGGACATCATTGATGCCAACAACCTCGAAGGCACCAAGATCGCCGACACCCTGTTTGACGGCGTGCTGTCACCGGGCACCTTTGACGGCAAGCTCGCCGCCATCAACTACGTGCTCACGGTCTACGCCTGGTGGTACTCCGCCAGCCTGTTCAAGGAAAACGGCTGGACGGTCCCCACCACCTGGGCCGAGGCTCTCGAGCTCGGTGCCAAGGCCAAGGAGAAGGACAAGTACCTCTTCGTTTGGGGCAAGGAGGCTGCAACCTACTACCTGACCATGTGCATTGAGTCGGCCATCAAGGAGGGCGGCGACGAGGTTCGCCTCGCCCTGGAAAACCTGAAGGAAGGCTGCTGGTCGCTGCCTGCCATGCAGGAAGTCCTGAAGGGCTTGGAGGCCATCGTCAAGGCTGGCTACATCATGCCCGGCGGTTCCGGCACGGTCTTCACTGCGGCACAGGCTTCATGGTCCAACGACCAGGAAGCACTCTTGTACCCCTCGGGTTCCTGGATTGAAAACGAGATGAAGGACCAGACCAAGGCCGGCTTCGAAATGACGGGCGCACCGGTTCCCGTTGTCTCCGACAGCCCGAAGATCGACCAGCAGGGCGTGCGCTCCGCTGGCGGCGAGCCCTTCGTGGTTCCGTCCAAGGGCGTCAATGTTGCAGCTGGCAAGGAATTGCTGCGCATCATGCTCTCCAAGGATGCTGCCACCAACTTCGCCAAGGAGAAGCTGGCCCCCACTGTTGTCAAGGGCACCGTCCCTGCCGACGGCTTCGGGTCCACCGCATTGGTGTCCCAGACCGCCATGTTGGACAAGGCCGGGAAGAACATCTTCACCTGGAACTTCATCGATCTGTACGGCATGAACGCCGACCTGCTGGTGCCGTGGAACTCCTTCCTCGACAACAAGCTCGACGTCGCAGGCCTCACCGAGGCCATGCAGAAGATCACCGACAATGTCCGGAACGACGATTCGGTGACAAAGATTGAAGTGAAGTGA